GGTACACCCCATGGCGGCCAACAGGAGGCAGCTCACGAGCCAGAGCATCCTCTGGTGCAGATGGCGTTTCATTGACAGTCCTGTGTCTGGATGGAAATGAACCATGCCGCGTCGACGCGGATATGGCGGGCGGAGCGTAGGGGCTCCTTCCGACGAAGCAAGTAACGGACCTGGGAAGACGGGCCGCCCGTTGTCGGCGAATACCTGGCGCCGTCCCTCGTGTGCTCGGGCTCCAAACCATCCGAACCAGGAATTCCTTTCATAACCTCCTGACGATCGCGATCCCGTTCAGGAAAGCCATCAGACTGATGCTCCCGGCCGATGGACAGGCCGCGCAGCCCTCCCTTCAGGCCCGTTGCACGAAACAAGACGGCCCGGTTCCGCGCCTCTCTCCTCCCCACGGAGGGGACCCTGGAAGATGTTGGCGGGAAGACCTACCCGCGAGGGCCCTCCTGCTCATCAGGAATCACAACCCACGACTCCCAGCGCAGGGGAAGGCCACCAGTGGATTCCCGCGCTCGTCCTCGTGTGATGGCCAACGCGTCTGCCTCGCCGACGGGTGGGGCGCGCCGGGCCCTTCCTGTACACACCGTGGTGCTTCTACTCACCGGAGGAACATGTCTTGAGCGCATGTCGAGTGCAGATTCTCTGCGCAGTAACCGCGGGGCTCCTGGCAGGTGTGGCGCGAGCCGAGCTCCCCACCAAGCAGTCCAACGTGGGAGACAGCATGTCCCAAGGCGCACTCGCGGATGGGTGGCCCGCGGATCGCCCGGAGCTGAGCTGGGTGCAGGGCACCTCCAGCAACGTCTACTCCATCTTCATGCGGTATCAGGAGCTCGTCCCCTCCTTCACCCAGCAGCCCGAGTCCGTCTCGGGCGCGGAGATGGTCGGCGGGAGCAACAACTTCGCGGTCCAGGCGTCGCGGGTCTGCGCGCAGGAGGAGAAGCCCCAGCATGTCCCCGTGCTCCTGGGCTCCAACGACGTGTGCAACCGGACGAGCTCCTCCAGCTCGGATGCTGCCGCGAACATGTACTCGCTCGACACCTGGGTGAACGCGCTGCGCGCGGGGCTGGATCAGCTCGCGGCATGCCTCCCGCCGGGCGCGACGGTGCACGTGCTGAGCATCCCTCGGGTGGATTTCCTCTACGCCGCCGGGAATGCCAAGAGCCTGCATTGCCCCTACATCATCTGGCCCGCCGTGGGCATCTGCCGCATCGTCACCGCGG
The window above is part of the Cystobacter ferrugineus genome. Proteins encoded here:
- a CDS encoding SGNH/GDSL hydrolase family protein, with amino-acid sequence MSQGALADGWPADRPELSWVQGTSSNVYSIFMRYQELVPSFTQQPESVSGAEMVGGSNNFAVQASRVCAQEEKPQHVPVLLGSNDVCNRTSSSSSDAAANMYSLDTWVNALRAGLDQLAACLPPGATVHVLSIPRVDFLYAAGNAKSLHCPYIIWPAVGICRIVTAEKSGARRAQIGARINEYNAAIRAEVDLYEANADGRNPRGVHFVADWQGSIEEGFQNTSVGTYVFRASDINGTDCFHASVSAQRKLACAVWATNPNGAGAVGECFE